Proteins encoded within one genomic window of Anastrepha ludens isolate Willacy chromosome 4, idAnaLude1.1, whole genome shotgun sequence:
- the LOC128862274 gene encoding larval cuticle protein 65Ag1-like: protein MKFVIVFFTLFAVALAAPQKDAETVRYDSQVDPLNYQYSVETSDGKAAQEQGTVEDLGSEDEAIVVRGFYSYVGDDGQQYRVDYIADKNGFQPQGAHIPVA, encoded by the exons ATGAAATTCGTCATTGTATTTTTCACCTTATTCGCTGTTGCCTTAGCAGCACCACAAAAGGACGCAGAAACCGTACGTTATGATTCGCAGGTTGACCCATTGAACTACCAATACAG TGTTGAGACCAGTGATGGAAAAGCGGCCCAAGAGCAGGGTACAGTGGAAGATCTAGGTAGCGAGGATGAAGCCATCGTGGTACGTGGCTTCTACTCTTACGTAGGCGATGATGGTCAACAATACAGAGTGGACTACATTGCTGATAAAAACGGTTTCCAACCACAGGGTGCCCACATCCCTGTTGCTTAA
- the LOC128862275 gene encoding larval cuticle protein 65Ag1-like, translating into MKFLIVFVALFAIVLANSDQDAQILRQDSNVEPLSYQYAQETSNGIKSQESGQVRYLGTEQEAIAVQGSYSYVGDDGQTYTVNYIADENGFQPQGAHIPVA; encoded by the exons ATGAAATTcctcattgtttttgttgctctcttcgccatcgtcttGGCCAACTCTGATCAAGATGCTCAAATTTTGCGTCAAGATTCCAATGTAGAACCACTGAGCTACCAATATGC GCAAGAAACCAGCAACGGTATCAAATCACAAGAATCCGGACAGGTTCGTTATTTGGGCACTGAACAAGAGGCCATCGCAGTTCAAGGCTCATACTCGTATGTCGGTGATGATGGCCAAACTTACACCGTTAACTACATTGCCGACGAGAACGGTTTCCAACCCCAGGGTGCTCATATCCCTGTTGCATAA
- the LOC128862276 gene encoding larval cuticle protein 65Ag1-like yields the protein MKCAILFVVVCIASAMAAPAPQQEVQVLRYDSDVEPEGYKFLVETSDGKLHEEEGKLKDVGTEQEAIVVRGSFSYVGDDGQTYTVNYIADENGFQPEGAHLPRV from the exons ATGAAGTGTgctattttatttgttgttgtttgcatcGCCTCCGCCATGGCTGCGCCAGCACCTCAACAAGAAGTACAGGTTTTGCGTTACGATTCAGACGTGGAGCCTGAGGGATATAAATTTCt AGTGGAGACTAGCGATGGCAAACTGCATGAAGAGGAAGGCAAATTGAAGGACGTCGGCACGGAGCAAGAGGCGATTGTAGTGCGTGGGTCATTCTCCTATGTCGGCGATGATGGTCAAACTTACACGGTCAACTATATAGCCGATGAGAATGGTTTCCAACCGGAGGGCGCACATTTACCACGTGTTTAA
- the LOC128862277 gene encoding endocuticle structural glycoprotein SgAbd-5-like, which produces MTRLFLFVAVLYIGACVTNANPVPDSTPTKTTHSDDDVQIVNFSNDNVGANGYNFAFETSDGVSRKEMATVKNAGSISVEGTVSWTGPDGVQYTLNYVADEHGFQPQGAHLPVGPEPAT; this is translated from the exons ATGACACGACTGTTCCTATTCGTGGCAGTACTCTATATAGGTGCGTGCGTGACAAACGCCAACCCTGTGCCAGATTCCACGcccacaaaaacaacacacagtGACGACGATGTGCAGATTGTTAACTTTTCCAATGATAACGTCGGTGCCAATGGCTATAATTTTGC TTTTGAGACCAGTGATGGCGTATCGCGTAAAGAAATGGCCACAGTAAAAAATGCCGGTTCGATATCGGTCGAGGGCACAGTCAGTTGGACAGGGCCAGATGGCGTGCAGTATACACTGAATTATGTAGCCGATGAGCATGGCTTTCAGCCACAAGGTGCACATTTGCCCGTGGGTCCAGAGCCAGCGACTTAA